TTAATAACCCGCACCAATTCTTTCAAACCGATGATGATAACGGCGTTATGGTATGTCGCTGGACGATGGACAAAATCAAGCGCAAAGATGGCAAAGTCTGGTTAATGAACCACTTTTTTATCAATCCTAGTGCAAATAAAGCTGAAGTCTTAAATCAAGAAATGCGCATCGTAATGCTTGTTGCCCAAGAATCCAACTTGAAAATCTGGCCACTTGATCCTTTAATCATCGCATATTTTGCTGAGCATCCCGCATTTGACCAAATTTGGTATCACCGGCCTTGTGCTAATTAATTAATGCAAGAAAAATTAAGTTGAACAAGCCAAAACTGTGCACTTTTTACTAATCTTAATTAGACTACTCTACTTAGTTAAGCTAAAATGGTAGTTATTAACTTAAGGAGGAATATATAATGACTAAAGAAATTACCAATGACGCTATTGCCAATTACACCGCTGATTTGGCTAAGCATCCTAGTTTTAATATTGCCAGTCATGCTGCCCAAGAAAACGGCATCTACAAGGCAAGTCAAAACCTGCAATCAAAGATTGATTTAAACCCAACTTTTTCTGTAGAAATTGAAACTGGTAAGCCAGCTGATCAAAAGCAATCCGGTCGTTGCTGGATGTTCTCTGCCTTGAACACCATGCGCCACCCATTACAAAAGGAATATAAAGTTAAGGACTTTGAATTATCGCAGAACTACACCAACTTCTGGGATAAGTTCGAAAAATCCAACTGGTTCTTTGAAAATGTGATTGCTTCAGCTGATAAGCCACTTGGTGACCGTAAAGTTAGCTTTTTGTTCACTACCCCACAACAAGATGGTGGTCAATGGGACATGCTATGCGGTTTAATTGAAAAATATGGAATTGTGCCAAAATCTGTTTATCCAGAAACTGCTAACGCAACAAACTCTAGCGCTTTGAATGACACTTTAAACACTTTATTGCGTAAAGATGGGTTAGAACTGCGCGATTTAGTTAACAGTGGCAAGTCCGAAGATGAAGTTGAAGCACGCAAGAACGAATTCTTAAACGATGTTTTCCGGATCTTAGCAATTTCACTTGGCGTTCCACCAAAGAAATTTGACTTTGAATACAAAGATGACGATGGCAACTACCACCGTGAAGCTGGAATTACACCAAAAGAATTCTTTGATAAATACGTTGGCATGAACCTGGAAGACTACGTTTCAATTATCAACTCACCTACAGACGATAAGCCATACCACAAGGTCTTTTCTGTTGAATACCTGGGCAATGTTGTTGGCGGCAGACAAGTTCGTCACCTTAACTTAACCATTAACGAAATGAAAGACCTAATCATCAAGCAATTAAAAGCTGGTGAAGTTGTTTGGTTTGGTTCAAATGTTGGTAAGGATTCCGAAAGACAACTCGGTTTACTCGACACTAACATTTACAAGCGCGATGAATTGTTCGACGTTGATTTCTCAATGACTAAGGCCGAAAGACTTGATTCTACTGAAAGCATGATGGATCATGCTATGGTCATTACGGGTGTCGACTTGGTTGACGACAAGCCAACTAAGTGGAAAATCGAAAATTCATGGGGTGAAAAGCCAGGATTTAAGGGTTACTTCGTTATGAGCGACTCATGGTTTGACTCCTTCGTTTACCAAGCTGTTATCAACAAGAAATTCTTGCCAGATGACATGAAGAAAGAATTTGACGATGGTGCTAAGAACCCAATTCAACTTCTTCCTTGGGACCCAATGGGTGCTTTAGCTTTTAAGTAAAATAATTGGTTAAAAAAATGCGTTACTGCAATTAGTAACGCATTTTTTATTTACCGTAAAAAGCTTAATTCATGCTAAGCCAACCTCATTAACAAAACGCATAAATGCGGCCTGCCCAGCAGGTGTTTGCTTAAAAACACCTGCATCTTCTAAAACGCGAGCAAAAACTTGGCCTAATTCATCTTGCAATATCTGGTTTACGTTAGCAGCCTGAATTGGCTGCCGTTCTTTAATTTCTTGGGCCCACTGCAGGTGAATCTGCTTAATAGCATTAGGCTGACCTAAAAGATATTTCTTAACCTCGTTCATCTCTGGTACTAGGCGCGGTGGCAAAATCGCTAGTCCTAATACTTCAATTAAACCAATATTTTCTTTTTTGATGTGCTGCACATCGGGATGCGGATGAAAAATCCCAGCCGGAAAAGCGGCTGAAGTTTGGTTATCACGTAAAACGAGGTCAAGGACATAATCACTGCCCTCTTTACGCGCAATCGGGGTAATAGTGTGGTGCTTTTCGCCGGCACTGACGGCACGCACATTAACTGTTTCATCCGAATATGTTCGCCAAGCAGTAAGAATTTTGGCAGCTAAAGAAACCAGTGCTTCCTTGTCTATGCCGCGCAATCGAATCACCGACATGGGCCACTTAACTAGTCCAGCTTTGACGGTAGGAAAGCCAGCAAACTGCAATTTAGTCGTAATTGGAGCCTCATCCATAGGAAAACGGTGCTTGCCGCCTTGATAATGCTCATGTGACAATATCGAACCGCCCACAATCGGCAAATCGGCATTGCTCCCGACAAAATATCCGGGAAACTGATCAACAATTGTCAATAAGTTATTAAAAGTTGATCGCGCAATTGTCATCGGTTCATGTTTGGCTGAAAGAAAAATACAGTGTTCGTTAAAATATGCATACGGTGAATACTGGAAGCCCCATAATTCATCATTAAGCTTAAAGCGAATAACGCGGTGATTTCTGCGCGCCGGATAATCCGCACGGCCCTCATAACCCTCATTTTCCAGACATAATTGACATAACGGGTACCCAGTTGATTGTGTTTTAGCCGCTTGCGCAATCTTCTTCGGATCCTTTTCAGGCTTGGCCAAATTAATGGTAATCTCTAACTTGCCATACTTACTGGGCGTAACAAAATAGCTATTTTTAGCAATTGCTCGCGTCTTAATATAGTCGCAGCGTTTGCTCAGTTCGTAAAAATTGTTAATGGCTTTACTGGCAGATTTTTGGTAAGTCTGCCAGAAGCGCTTGTTAACGACGCTAGGTCGTGGTGTAAGCAAAGCCATTAGATCGGCGCCAATAATTGCCCGTTCAGCGCTATCGCCTTTACAATTACCATTTGCCTGTGCAATTTGAACTAATTCATCTTTTAAATCGAGCAAGTCACGTTTGCTAGTTACCGCGCTGACAGCAGAATCGCCCACCATACTTAAAATTTGATTCCGCAAATATATTCGATCTAAGTCAGTATAATCGCTATTGGCAATTACCTGCGTAATAAATGCTTCAACTAGCTTTTGTTCAGCCATTTTTTATCCTATTCATGTAAAATCTTGGTGCCATCAGAGGTGGCAGCTAAATAAAATGATGGTGCATAACCAATTTGGTGTTGGTAGACCGCTGCCACATTTTCCTGAAAGGCTGTCACTTGCTCCTTAGCTACGAGTGCAATCGCACAACCACCAAAACCAGCTCCCGTCATACGCGCACCTAACACGCCAGGCTGCTTCCAGGCAGTGTGAACCAGCGTATCCAGTTCCTTGCCAGTAACTTCGTAATCATATTCGAGTGAAAGATGCGAAGCATTCATTAACCGGCCGAATTGAGCTAAATTGCCTTTTTGCAAAGCCTTTTCTGCTGCCAGTGTCCGCTGATTTTCCCATACAGCATGTCGGCACCGCTTTAACAGCATTTCATTAGGTAGCAAATAACCGTATTCATCAAGTAAATGACCGGTAAGTTCCCCCAAGGCTCTGATATTAAGCTCTGTTTGGAGTATTTTTAATCCTTCTTCACTTTCCTTACGCCGCTCATTATATTTGGAATCCGACAATTCCCGCCTCTTGTTAGTATTCATGATAACGATTAAATTGTTATTTAACTTTAAGGGCACCATTTTATAATGCAATTTACCAGTATCAAGCAAGATAGCCTGATCACGCTGGCCCATTGCCACGGCAAACTGATCCATGATACCTGAATTAACCCCGATAAAATTATTTTCGGTTTTTACCCCAAGCTTGACCAGTTCTAACCGGTCAATGGTTAAATTAAACTGATCCTTCATTATGAGACCAATTAACATTTCCAGCGCTGCCGACGAAGAAAGACCGGCACCATCAGGGATGTTGCCACTAATGTAAATGTTTAATCCGTGATCAAAGTGTGCACCACTTTTAAGCAAATAATGCATCATCCCCTTGGCATAATTAACCCAGGAATCTTTTTTGACGTATTTTAGCTGTGCCAAATCGACCGTTACAATACCGGTTTTAGCAAAATTAGCCGAATAAAAGTTAAACTGTTGATCTGTTCGCGGACTAACTGCGCCATAGATGCCTAACGAAATCGCACACGGAAAAACATGACCGCCATTGTAATCAGTATGCTCGCCAATCAAATTAATGCGCCCAGGAGAAAAATAGCAGCCTGAGGGTTGGTCATGATAAATATTGGCAAAATCTTGTTTTAATTCTTCAAGTTTCATTGCTACCGCCTTCGCCAAATAATAAAGCGTTATCATTTTTACATTCTAATTATACGGTTTTCCGTTGAGCTCAACAAGTGAATTAATTAGCACAACATTTTCATTTATTCACCACTCAAATACCAAATAAAAAAACGACTTTGCTGTAAGTTGCAAAATCGTTTCTTCTTGTTTTTACCAAATATGTAACAGCCGGTCGGGCTGCAGTTTGGTCAAATTAAACTGGTGAACATGCTGCGGTTTACTTTGCGGAAATATTTCCATAAAATCGGCCAGATTCACTAAGCCGGTCGAATATGTCCACACACCCTTTACCTTTTTTATTGGATCAAGCATTTCGTTCCTGATTGGACAAGCAGAAATTAAGAAATGCTTGTGATGAAATTTAAAAACAAAATACGGTAACCGAAAGTCATTAATAATTTCTTCTTTTGTCTTACCAATCGTAACCACATTTCGATAAGTACCATACATTTCAGTAAAGCGGTCATTAAACGAAAAATAAAAATTTGAAATGTGAACATGGGGAAAATCTTCTTCCGCTACCTGGTCAGGAACTGCAACAACGTGAGCAAAATGATCTAAATTACTTTCACGCTGTGACAATGCTTTTCCCAACTGGTTAGGACTAATAACGTGTGCCCATTCCGGAACCGCCAAATTTTCCTGATAATTAATATACATTTGCCTGACCACTTCAGGCTTAACCCAATCATATTGCCTGCGAATTTCATTGCGGTTCAACAAATTGCGCAAGTTCTTATGATACATCAAATCAACGATAAACAATTCATAGCGATAGCACTCAACCCACGGCTTATAATGCTCAATGCTTTCTTCAACGATGTGGGTACTATCGACAATTACTGTTTCGCCACGTTTCATCTTCTCTTCTACGAGGTAGTCCACCACTTTTTCCGTTTGTTCATTTGCATATCGCGGAATTACTTGATGTAAGCAATCGGTATCTTCTTCATAATAGTAAGTTAAATTCGCCAATAATAGCCTTATTTGATCACGGCTAATCGCATAGGGCTGCAAGTGATGACGAGCAATAAATGAAGATTTTCCGGAGCCGGGTGCGCCTCGTAATAAAAATATTTTACGCATACCTATTCTCCAAACTAAGAATGTAAAAACTCTATTTAGTATCGTAATAAATTTTAACATACATCTAGAAGATTCCTCACATCTAACTAAAAATGCGTGGAAATTTTAGCGCAAAATTTCTTTTTTCGTGATTTGTAAATGCTCATCAAAGGTGTAAATAATTGGCTGTGCATTGGGTACTTCAAGCTTAAGAATGTCATGATTGTCAATATGTTCAAGTTTTTTGATTAATGCCCGCAAGCTTGATCCGTGAGCAACAATTAATTGATCCTCACCCTTTAACAACCGGCTTGCAACTTGATCATGATAATAAGGCATTAGCCGCTTTTGCGTCTGGTAAAGGCTCTCAGCCCGCGGCAACCGTTTCCGATCACATTGATCATAGCAAGCCGCTGTCACCTCATCACCTGCTGGCGGAACTTCATAAAACCCGCGGCGCCATCTTCGCACTTGTTCTTCGCCAAAGATTGCCCGGGAAAGATCTTTATTGATCCCCCGCAATTTACCATAATGCCGTTCGTTTAACCGCCAAGTCTTGGTAATTGGCAAATATAAAAAATGACAAGTTTCCGCCACAATATTAGCGGTAATAATTGCTCGTTGCAAAACCGAGGTGTGAATGTGGGTGGGGTAAAAGTCGGGAACCTGCTTAAGTAATTCTCCCGCCGTCTGAGCCTGAATCCGCCCCTTGGCCGTTAATGCAACATCATTCCAGCCCGTATAAACATTAGCAAAATTAGCGGTACTTTCACCGTGTCTAAGAAGCACCAATTTGACCATTTTAGCCCATCCAATGTCTAATTAATAAAAAAATACCAAAAACCGTAAAGATAATGCCTAAAATCATAAAGGGGCCAAAACTACGGCCATTATTTTTATACCGGCGATTAAAGGCATAAGCCATATCATATAACCCAACGATTAAAACAATAATCGCGGTAAATAAACTCACTTCAAACTTCATTTGTTATTCTTCCTCTTCTTGATTGCGATCCGAAACAATCATCTTGTTGTTACGCCCACGCTCACATTCAACCTGAAAGTTGGTGTGATTAATGCCCAAAATCTGCAATTTTCGACTAATCTGCTGGTTAATCTGTTCAATCTGCCTAGCCGTTAAATCAGGAGCAACATTTACGTGAGCATCCAGCATAACGTAACGGTCGCTATAACGCCACAAATGAACGTGATGAATATTCTTGATTTCGGGAAAAGACAGGACAATCTTATTAACTTGGTCAAGATTAATGTCAGGATTAGATTCCATCAAGACGTTAGCGGCCTTCATAGTTAATTCCCAAGCCTCATGAAAAATAAAGAGGGAAACCAGTAAAGTCATTAATGGGTCAATCCATGTAATGTGCCAAAAGTAAATAAAAATTGCACCGACAACGACCGCAACACTAGATAAAGCATCACTCATCATGTGAATAAAGGTGGAGCGGACATTAAGATTCTCTTGACCGTCTTGGTGCATAACGAGCATCGAGATCACATTGGCCACTAAACCGATAATGGCCACAACCAACATAATTTGCCCACTAATTGCCGTTGGGTTCCAAAAACGTTCGATTGCCTCAATAAATAAAACAATGCTGATGAGCAGTAAAACGATCCCATTGGTAAAAGCAGCGAGCGTTTCAGCGCGGTCATAGCCAAAGGTCTTTTCTTTGTTGCTACCCCGATTACTAATTAAATGCGCCACAAAGGAAATGATAATTGCACCGACGTCACTTAAATTATGCACCGCATCAGATAACAGTGAAAGTGACCCGGAAACAAAGCCACCGATAAACTCCGCAGCAGTGATAATAACATTAAGTGCCGTAACGTAGGCATAACGCTTAGTTGTGTGATCTTTCATATGTTTTTTTCCTCATGTAATAGTGTAACAAAAAGTCCTACTTTTGACAGTAGGACCTTACATATCTTCTGCGGCAACATTATAATCGATTATTTCGAATTTGCCATTATTATAGAGTATGCCCCTAGTAACGCTACCGTTATCAGGGAAAATAATATCATGGAGCCCATCGCTTTGGTTCCAATATTTAATTGCTAAGGTTTTAATGAAATCACCGTGCGAAACAATTAACACTCGCTGTTCGTTCCTAGTTAAATCGCCCAAAACCGAAATTGCCCTGACCATCCGGTCATCAAGTTCTTCCTTGTTTTCAGCTAAATGACGGGGATCAGCCTTTTTAGTTGCTTCCCGGAATTCATAGATTCCAACTTGGTTAATAATCTTGGTTACATCCTTTTCGGGACCAATTCCGGCGGCTAAACTAACCTGTTCCCAGGTATTTTGAATATCGTCGCCTTCAAAAGAACCGAAGAAAACCTCCCGAAACTCGGGTAACTTTTTTATTTTACCGATTTCTGATACCTGATTGGCATCCTTCATCAAGTGGACTGTATCAATCGCACGTTTTAAATCGGAAGAATACATATTGTCAAAACGAACTTGACTAAGCGCCTGCGCTGTTACCTTCAGGTCATTAATACCCTTAATTGTTAACGGGGAATCACACCATCCCTGCACTTTGTCCAATTGGTTGAACATTGTTTCGCCATGACGTACTAAATAAATCTCTGTTGCCAACTTGCATTCTCCTTCCATTTAAATAATGTGCATAAACTATAACATATATGCCTTATAAAAGAAATAGGCAGCCTGAATGAAAGCCAGTGCAGCAATGAAGACGCGGACATATTTGGCCGGAACAACCTTCAAAATATCCATGCCTAAATAACCGCCAATAAACATACCAACTGCAAGTGGAATTGCCTGCAGCCAATAAATATGCGAAGTAAAGGCAAAGACAATTAAAGCGACCAAGTTAGCTAGACCACACACCACATTTTTAATTGCGTTTACCACAATGAACTTTTCATTAGTGATATATGTTAGCAAAACTAGGACGATTACGCCACCAGCAGCTCCGAAATAGCCCGTATATACGCCCATTGCCAGCAAGGCAGCAATATAAAAAATTTCCTGCCAAAGTGGCCGTTTGTGCGGTTCTAAATTATGGTGCTTGGCAGAAACAATGACCATAACCCCAGAGCCGGCAATAAAAAACGGGACGACTTTTTCAAATACTTTGGAGGGAAAGGACAATAGCAAATAACAGCCTAAAATTGACCCCAAAACGGTAAACATGGCGTAAAAGGCAACTTGTTTCCAGTGACCTTTGAGTTCTTTGAGTGAAGAAATTGTCGAACCAATCCCGGTCCAAATTAGGGCAGCGTCATTAGTGACGTTGGCATACACTGGCGGAATCCCAACCGCAAGCAGCACGGGATATGAAGCCAGTGACGCCATGGATGCAACTGATGATAATAAACCGCCAGCAATTCCGCCAAAGAAGATAAAAATTATGGTAAAAAAAGATAACATTTAAATTAGGACTTCCTTTTTAGCATTGATATCTATTATAATGCAATTAATATCAAATTAAGAAGGGATTTTTAAATATGGGAAAATTTGACTCTTTAATCTTTGTACCTGAGGGAGCTATCCTCAATGAAGGAGTTGCTGAAAGGAATGCTCTCCGGCAAACATTAGATGAAGTCGCTAGCGGTTTTGGACCAAAACAAAGGATCCAATATGCTGAACTGCTCAGCCAAATCAAGTTTTTAACATTCAGTGATCGAATTGAACTAGTTTTACAGACTTTTTGTCGCCACGAATTGTATTCAGCAAGAAAAATCTTTTATCAGAAGATGAAAGAGCAAAAGCAATTAGTCAAAGATGTTGGGCTATTTCTTGGAGAATTAAGTGATATGGATGATCAAATCAAATTAATTCTGTGCTCCAAGGAAGACCGGGAAACAATCTCCTCGCGCTTGGATGAAAGTGAATTGCTCAACTGCTTTTCAGCTGTTTACACTCAGGATGACTTTGTGCAAAGGTTACCGAATGAAGAGGTTCTAACGACAATTGTTCAGGAACAAAATCTTGATCCTGCTACTTGTTTGGTCATTGGAACTGATCTTGCTGATGACATCCAAGGCGCAGAAAATGCTGGTTTAGCTTCTCTTTGGATTGCACCAAGAAATATTAAAACGCCAATTCATCCTAATCCTACTATTCACTTAACCACATTAAGTGATTTGTTGTTTTACCTTGAACTAAGCTAGTTTATAATAAACAATAAAACGGATTGTGAGGTTGCGAAAAATGAAAAAAGCTGCTGTAGTTTTTGCCGATGGCTGCGAAGAAGTCGAAGGCTTGAGTGTCGTTGATGTTTTACGCCGACTAGGCGTTCAAACTGATATGGTTGGACTTACCAGTAAACAAATTAATGGTGATCATCATATTCTATTGACTTGTGATCAAGTTGTAGATGAGCGCCTGCTTGACTATGATGTAGTCGCATTTCCGGGTGGTAAAACTGGTGCTGAAAACTTACGGGCTAGCGAACAATTGCGCGACCTAATGGTTAAAAGGCACGAAAACGGCATGTGGGATGCAGCAATGTGTGCCGCTCCCATAGCTCTCGCAAAATATGGTGTCTTGGATGATGCAGATTATACTTGCTATCCTGGCTTTGATGAACAAACTAAAAAAGATGCCCCAACTGGACATTTTAAAGAAACGATCACGGTGACAGATAATGAGCACAAAGTTATCACTAGCCGTGGTCCAGCAACGGCCTGGGCATATGCCTATGCGATTGCTGAAGCACTGGGAATTGATACCCACGAGATCAAAGAAGGCATGTTGTATAATTATTTAGCTGCAAATATTTAAAATTGCGACTAGTTAAAGACGGAAGTGAATAGGTCCGTCTTTTTTATAATAAAAGTGCCAAGCCCCCTACTTTCTAACTGTTTAGTAATTAATAACCACAATTTCTTTTCAGAGCTAGCGTTAAAATATGCTAAGATTTACTTGCACGTAAAAATGCAAATAACTAAGCAGGAGGTAATAAAATGTGTACGAGTATTGCTGTGACGGCAGATAACGGAGATGTATTTTGGGGAAGAACAATGGATTTTACCTTTGATCCATTTAAGCCAAGTGCTGATAGCAAAATGACGGCTTATCCCTCAGAATATGAATTAAAAGGGTTGCACCAAAGTTGGACAACTAAATATGCGTTCATGGGCATTAATGTTAATAACTCGCTCTTTTTTAACGATGGGATTAACAGTGCCGGTATTGTTGGCGATGCCCAGTACTTGGAAGAAGCTTCCTGGGACACGGCTTCAAACCTTGAAAAACGTGGTTTAAAACCGATTATTGGTGAAGAAGTCGTGAGCTACGTCTTGAGTAATTTTGGCTCTATTGCCGAAATAAAAGAGGCTTTCACTCATTTAGGTCAGGAAAAAACAACTTATCCTGATTGGGAAGAAGCCGATACCGGCATCCCTACCCCAATTCCCATGCACTATACTTTTAGTGATGCTGAAGGCCATAGCGTTATTTTAGAACCGGTAAAACAAGGTGTATTTAAGATTTATGATGGTATCGGGGTCATGACTAACAGCCCAGAATATTCGTGGCACCTGGATAATTTGCGTAATTATTTACAGTTGACCAACCATAATTTGGGCCACCAACAACTGACTGAAAAGCTATATATTAAGCAAATTGAGAGTGGTTCCGGCTTAATCGGCTTACCCGGCGATTATACTGCGCCATCGCGTTTTGTACGCGGAACCTATCTTTCCAAGTTTTTAGCGCCATTTCATTCTGATCAGGGCATTACCCAGCTATACAATGTCTTTAAAGCGGTGATGATTCCCCGTGGGATTGAACATCTACAAGAAAATAGCGCTAAATGTGATTATACGGGCTACTGGGCAGGTTACGACGTCACTAACAGAAGTCTATATGTCCAGCCTGAAGACTGCCCTACGATGACAAAGTTTACCCTGGATCCGGCGATCACCACTAAGGTAACTGAGCCTATTCAACATGATTTTCAGGTTTTAGAAGCTAAAAAATAATCGCTGAACCCCAAAAATAGCAAAAGAAAAAGGATTAGTAGTCGCAATTGACTAAATACTAATCCTTTTTTGCTTGCTAAAAATTAATTGCATAATAATTAATGACCAGCTATATTATTAGTTAACCGTCTACTTTTAATTAACGGAAAGAAGCTAATTTTATGCTAACAGATGCTCATTGCCATTTAGAAAATAATCAAGAACTGGCAAATTTGCTCGTCAAAAAACAGATTACAACAATTGTTAATTGCCAGACACCAGAGGAATGGCACATTAACCAAAAACTGACCCGGAACATGGAGCCCCTTAGTTTTGGCATACATCCATGGGATGCTAACAGACTAACCCTGCAAGGGGTATTGCCCTATCTTGAGCAAGCTGACGTTGTAGGTGAAATCGGGCTCGATTCCGTTTGGACAGAAAATAGCTTGGACTGTCAAAAGGAAGTTTTCACCGCACAAATTGAGTGGGCCCAAGCATCCAATCGCCCAGTTATTTTACACACTAAGGGATGCGAAAAGACCATTTTAGCTACAATCAGGCAATTTCCCAATCGCTATTTAATTCATTGGTACGATTGCAGTAATTACCAGCGGGAATATGTCGATCTTAACTGTTATTTCAGCTTCTGCCTAGCTATTTTAGACGATGCTAACGTAATTAAGCTGGCAAGAAAGGTCCCCTTAAATCGCTTGCTAATTGAGACAGATGGCTTAAGTTCGGTTGAGTGGTTGGAAAATAAACCGGTAAAAGTCGAAGACTACCCTCTTATTTTAGACCAAACACTAACGGCCCTGGCAGACTTGCGTCAGGTTGATAAAAATATGCTGACAAAGCAAGTCGCCGCTAATTTACAACGCTTTTTAGGCAAGTAATAAACTTGCCCCATTAACTATGAATTATTGTTTCAGACTTTTTCTGTTGGAACCGATCAAGAAATAAGGTAGCTACTAACAGAATTAAAGTACCAAGAAGCAAAGTGACTAAGCCATGAGCAAAATTAACCCGCATATTATTAAGATCGTAAGCTGTAGAACCAGAAATAGCTCTGAGCGAGTTAAGGTAAGTGGTAGGTAGCCAAGCTGCAAGCGCCCTAATTGGCTCAATAATTACCGTCGCTAAACTCCCCACAGCAACGAGGAAAGTCGCCACCAGCATTGTCGGGAATAAATGCCGAAAAATTCGTGCCAGTAAGTTGACATAAACAGTAATCAGTAAAAATTCAAGTAATTGAATAATAATCGTCTGCGGAATTAGCTTAACTGCTGGAACAACATCCAGCACAGCTTGCCCATTTGTCATTCTGTGAACAATATAAGGATAGTTCATATTGCCCATCCCCAATATTAGGGATGAGACTAAGAATACTACTAAATTGAGGCCAAGATAAATCAAACTGACGAGCAGTAAGCCCACCCCAATATTAGTTAAGAACTTTTTACCAGAACTAATAGGAATAATGGCGGAAATATCATCACCATCTTTATATGAACTAGTAAACAGATATGACAAAACAAAAATAATTACTAAATTAAATAAAACAGGCCAAAACTTATTATTTAGTTCTAGTAGAAGCTGAATACCCGTCATGTCACTTAAGTCCTCATGTGGAATTGGATGTTTTCCTAAATTTGCTAGAAATTGTTTGGTTTGGTTAAGCCAATCTTTTTCTTCATAATTGTTTTCACTCAGTTTTAGCTCATCAGAATCATTATTCGATACTTCATAAACCTGGTGCCAGTGTTTAGCCTGCTCATCCCTAGCTAGCCGGGAATCCTTAGTCGAAACTCTGGCTGCATTTTTTGATTGAGGCTCGGTTTTAGCCTGGTGAGACTTATTTTTAGCTTCTGCTGTTGGCTTGGAGTCATGAACGACAACGTGATTAGCACTGACGACGCAATTATTTTGTCCTTCAAACAAGGCGCCATTTGTCAGAAAATTTAGATCAAGATCAAGAAAACCAAAAAGTACAATTAACAACACACTAATAATGATTGTTTTGAGATTCTGTTTAACAATCTTTTTGAATTGAAATGAAAAG
This genomic window from Lactobacillus panisapium contains:
- a CDS encoding cation diffusion facilitator family transporter encodes the protein MKDHTTKRYAYVTALNVIITAAEFIGGFVSGSLSLLSDAVHNLSDVGAIIISFVAHLISNRGSNKEKTFGYDRAETLAAFTNGIVLLLISIVLFIEAIERFWNPTAISGQIMLVVAIIGLVANVISMLVMHQDGQENLNVRSTFIHMMSDALSSVAVVVGAIFIYFWHITWIDPLMTLLVSLFIFHEAWELTMKAANVLMESNPDINLDQVNKIVLSFPEIKNIHHVHLWRYSDRYVMLDAHVNVAPDLTARQIEQINQQISRKLQILGINHTNFQVECERGRNNKMIVSDRNQEEEE
- a CDS encoding histidine phosphatase family protein yields the protein MATEIYLVRHGETMFNQLDKVQGWCDSPLTIKGINDLKVTAQALSQVRFDNMYSSDLKRAIDTVHLMKDANQVSEIGKIKKLPEFREVFFGSFEGDDIQNTWEQVSLAAGIGPEKDVTKIINQVGIYEFREATKKADPRHLAENKEELDDRMVRAISVLGDLTRNEQRVLIVSHGDFIKTLAIKYWNQSDGLHDIIFPDNGSVTRGILYNNGKFEIIDYNVAAEDM
- a CDS encoding sulfite exporter TauE/SafE family protein; its protein translation is MLSFFTIIFIFFGGIAGGLLSSVASMASLASYPVLLAVGIPPVYANVTNDAALIWTGIGSTISSLKELKGHWKQVAFYAMFTVLGSILGCYLLLSFPSKVFEKVVPFFIAGSGVMVIVSAKHHNLEPHKRPLWQEIFYIAALLAMGVYTGYFGAAGGVIVLVLLTYITNEKFIVVNAIKNVVCGLANLVALIVFAFTSHIYWLQAIPLAVGMFIGGYLGMDILKVVPAKYVRVFIAALAFIQAAYFFYKAYML
- a CDS encoding HAD family hydrolase; the protein is MGKFDSLIFVPEGAILNEGVAERNALRQTLDEVASGFGPKQRIQYAELLSQIKFLTFSDRIELVLQTFCRHELYSARKIFYQKMKEQKQLVKDVGLFLGELSDMDDQIKLILCSKEDRETISSRLDESELLNCFSAVYTQDDFVQRLPNEEVLTTIVQEQNLDPATCLVIGTDLADDIQGAENAGLASLWIAPRNIKTPIHPNPTIHLTTLSDLLFYLELS
- a CDS encoding DJ-1 family glyoxalase III, with the translated sequence MKKAAVVFADGCEEVEGLSVVDVLRRLGVQTDMVGLTSKQINGDHHILLTCDQVVDERLLDYDVVAFPGGKTGAENLRASEQLRDLMVKRHENGMWDAAMCAAPIALAKYGVLDDADYTCYPGFDEQTKKDAPTGHFKETITVTDNEHKVITSRGPATAWAYAYAIAEALGIDTHEIKEGMLYNYLAANI
- a CDS encoding linear amide C-N hydrolase — encoded protein: MCTSIAVTADNGDVFWGRTMDFTFDPFKPSADSKMTAYPSEYELKGLHQSWTTKYAFMGINVNNSLFFNDGINSAGIVGDAQYLEEASWDTASNLEKRGLKPIIGEEVVSYVLSNFGSIAEIKEAFTHLGQEKTTYPDWEEADTGIPTPIPMHYTFSDAEGHSVILEPVKQGVFKIYDGIGVMTNSPEYSWHLDNLRNYLQLTNHNLGHQQLTEKLYIKQIESGSGLIGLPGDYTAPSRFVRGTYLSKFLAPFHSDQGITQLYNVFKAVMIPRGIEHLQENSAKCDYTGYWAGYDVTNRSLYVQPEDCPTMTKFTLDPAITTKVTEPIQHDFQVLEAKK
- a CDS encoding TatD family hydrolase — protein: MLTDAHCHLENNQELANLLVKKQITTIVNCQTPEEWHINQKLTRNMEPLSFGIHPWDANRLTLQGVLPYLEQADVVGEIGLDSVWTENSLDCQKEVFTAQIEWAQASNRPVILHTKGCEKTILATIRQFPNRYLIHWYDCSNYQREYVDLNCYFSFCLAILDDANVIKLARKVPLNRLLIETDGLSSVEWLENKPVKVEDYPLILDQTLTALADLRQVDKNMLTKQVAANLQRFLGK